CATATTTACCGAAGGTGCGATCGACGACATTTACCGTTTCTCCAGTGGAGCCGCTCGCATGATCAACAAAGCCTGCACGCACTGCCTGATCTACGGCTCACAGAACAAACATCGGATCATCGATGATCATATGGTCAAGCGTGTTATACAGGGAGAATTATCATGATTCTCCCCCTTTTTTTCATCAATTCAGTCGGACAGTTTGTCCGTCATCAGCAGGACAACTTATGCCGTCAACTGGAGGACATTATGTATTAGCAGTAACACTAAAGTTTTCTGAAGCATAATCTTGCCGATTCGGCAAATATATGGTTCAAGTCACAGCCATGAAGGTGACTTATATTTTATGTAAGGTGGAGGCGGGGGGATTCGAACCCCCGTCCGAAAACGGCGATACATAAGCATCTCCGAGCGCAGTCACTCATTTGGAGTTCGGTACCGGATTCGCGGAGTGACGCGCTGACCCGTTACCTAGCCTGATTGATCTTCTTCCTTTGGCCCCAGGCGGAGACCTCCGGCGTATCCCGCTAGAAGTGAGCGCTAGTCACGCCACACGGGCGATGGAGTGGTAGCGCCTCGCTGGTTATTAGGCAGCGAGAGAAAGTTGTTTGTTGCCAGTTAATGGCTTTCCGCGTTGTTAACGAAAAGGGGCTGTCCAATAAGTCCCCAAAATAAAAAGTTGGGCGGAAAAACGTAATGTTTTCCGTCCAACTTTTTTGTGCGGCTGCTTTTGCAGGAAAGTAGCGAGGCGGATGCCTGCCACTTTCAATAGATTGTGGGCCAATGCCACAATCCCAAACTCGACGTGAACCTTGTCCAGCCCCCGTAAGGAGAACCGTCGGAACGACCGGTTGCCCTTGAGGTGACCGAACACGCTTTCTACCTCCACTTTACGCCGAGCATAGATCGCGGACTTCTCGTCATCCTCAAGGGCTCTTTTGGCCTTTGCCTTTAACTCTTCCCATATCGTGTTCCAGTGTACCTGGCGATTCCCTTTTGCTTTGGTGCACGAGAGCTTGAGCGGGCAATCGCTACAATCCTCACATTCATAGATCTTGAAGCTTTGCTCCAGGCCAGAAGCGTTTTTTTTCGTCTGGTATTTCTTAAAGCGAACGTATCGACCATTCGGGCAAACAAAGCGATCATCCTGCTCTTCATACGTCCAGTTGGAAGCGTGCCGGATGTCCTTCTGGTATCGTCGGGTTTTCTCCTTCAAATAGTTGCCGTAGGGTATGAGAAACTCAAATCGCGGCTGTTTTTCTTCGCCCATCGCATACAAGTAGTTTTCCTCGCTGCCATAGCCAGCGTCGGCAATCACGGTTTTGGGCATCGGCAACGAAGACGCCGCCAATCGCTCCATATGCGGAATAAAGCATCGTGTATCCGTAGGACGCTGATGGATGCTGTAGAACAAAACAAACTGGTTTTCCGTGGCCATTTGCACATTGTAGCCTGGCTTCAGTTGGCCATTTTTCATGTGATCTTCCTTCATGCGCATAAACGTGGCGTCCGGATCGGTTTTCGAGTAGCTGTTGCGATCGCCAAAGCAGGCTTTCTGCTGCTCATACTTGGCGAAGCGAGGAAGGAAATCCTTCCGAATCTGTTTCAGCGGCCTCTTCAAGGCACTGCGCGCTTTGCGCAAGGCTTTCCGCTCTTCGCTGCCGCTGGTCTGCGTGAGCTGTTCGGTTAAGCCTTCGACTCTTTCCTCCAGCACGGCCGCTGCTTCTTCGAGCTTGGCAGGGAGCTCTTCCGGGTCTGCCGCTGCATATTCGCCAGCTTCTTGCTGCGTGAGCGTATGAATATGCGCAAGGGTGGCCTGCACCTTTTCCTTGAGCTTTTCCTCGAAGCGAAGCGTGGATTTTTTCCACACAAAAGAGTACTTGTTCGCATCGGCTTCAATCTTTGTGCCATCCAAAAAGTACTGCTCCATCGAAATGTAGTTGTCCGCGATGAGCTTGCGGATCATCGTTTCAAACAGTTCGTCCATGAACGCTTTCATGCGCACGCCGCGAAAATCGTTCAAGGTACGGAAGTCAGGCTGCTGCATCGCCGCCAGCCACATGGCCGGGAGGTTCTCACGCAACAGCTTTTCAATACCGCGGCAGGAATAAACCTTTTGTGAGTAGCCGTAAAGGATCACCTTAAGCATCATTTTGGGATGGTAGGAACTGCGGCCTCCGCCCGTGTAATGAGCAAACAACTGCTGATCCGGAATGGCTTCGATCATTTCATCAATGACACGAGCCACATGATGGGTGGGAACATACATCTCCAAATCCAGAATCATCTGAGCCTGCTTGTTGTCGTACGGTTTGAAGGTAGGGGCAAGATGTCGCGTGGGCATCATTTTTTCTTCCACATCCTGTAGAGGAAGAGCCAGTTGCATGGTATAATCATGATTAGTAGTCGTCCGATTACGCAAGAAAATCGTCCTTTCTTGAATTGGTAGTGTGGTAACTTCCATTTTACAAGAAAAGACGGTTTTTTTGTGCTTATTTTTTACATTCAACAAAAACGGGGCGCCCAGAAGTCAGTTTATGCTGACTTTCTGGACAGCCCCAAGTGTGTTTATTCTTCAAATGACTCTTCCTCAATAGTTATCTCATCAATTTCCAAACGCAATGGCTGGTTGTTTGCTCCAAAAATCAGAAACCCACTTACAGTTACAAACTTGCCTAAGAGATTTTGTAGTTCAGAAGCATATTGTGACGAAAAAACACATCTGACTTCAGAATATTGTTTATTATCATCTAGAACTAATGGCCTTGCAGTAAGGATTTGAGCGTCCATATCTTGCTGTCTTATTAGGGCTCTGCCCTCAACATATTGCATATCTTTCTTTAGTCCTTTTGATCTCTCGGATAACAGTTTTCTTGTCTGCTTATTGACGACGATAACTTTCTCTTCTTTTGGTACTGCTGGCCCTTCGAAAGAAATTTGTTCAATAGATGATCGGATACTTGGTGTTATCTCTTTAGCATAATGCAAAAGTTTTAATAGATCATTTTGATTCTGTAGTTCCATTTGTAATTCATTCATTGAGTTTTCATTTTCAATATCCAACGCCCTAATAAGTAATTGAAGACTTTTAATTGCTTTTTCATTTTGCTGATTTATTATTTTAAATTCTTCCCAAGGATCTTCTACTCCAATATGAAGTTGACCATTGCTTTCTTCATGTAAATTAGATCTGCTTATACCTAGTTTTAGACTGCCTTCTGCTGTTGCTACAAGA
This sequence is a window from Brevibacillus composti. Protein-coding genes within it:
- a CDS encoding IS1182 family transposase — encoded protein: MMPTRHLAPTFKPYDNKQAQMILDLEMYVPTHHVARVIDEMIEAIPDQQLFAHYTGGGRSSYHPKMMLKVILYGYSQKVYSCRGIEKLLRENLPAMWLAAMQQPDFRTLNDFRGVRMKAFMDELFETMIRKLIADNYISMEQYFLDGTKIEADANKYSFVWKKSTLRFEEKLKEKVQATLAHIHTLTQQEAGEYAAADPEELPAKLEEAAAVLEERVEGLTEQLTQTSGSEERKALRKARSALKRPLKQIRKDFLPRFAKYEQQKACFGDRNSYSKTDPDATFMRMKEDHMKNGQLKPGYNVQMATENQFVLFYSIHQRPTDTRCFIPHMERLAASSLPMPKTVIADAGYGSEENYLYAMGEEKQPRFEFLIPYGNYLKEKTRRYQKDIRHASNWTYEEQDDRFVCPNGRYVRFKKYQTKKNASGLEQSFKIYECEDCSDCPLKLSCTKAKGNRQVHWNTIWEELKAKAKRALEDDEKSAIYARRKVEVESVFGHLKGNRSFRRFSLRGLDKVHVEFGIVALAHNLLKVAGIRLATFLQKQPHKKVGRKTLRFSAQLFILGTYWTAPFR